Proteins from one Bacteroides zhangwenhongii genomic window:
- a CDS encoding L-rhamnose mutarotase: protein MKENGYVVQEYKVPVKRYCQTMDLKDNPELIAEYVKRHSEAEAWPEIRDGIREVGILEMEIYILGTRLFMIVETPLDFDWETAMARLATLPRQAEWEAYMSIFQQADATATSAEKWQLMDRMFYLYK, encoded by the coding sequence ATGAAAGAAAATGGTTATGTAGTACAGGAATATAAAGTTCCGGTGAAAAGGTACTGCCAGACAATGGATTTGAAAGACAACCCCGAATTGATAGCAGAATATGTAAAGCGTCATAGTGAAGCAGAGGCGTGGCCGGAAATCCGGGATGGAATCCGTGAAGTGGGTATTCTGGAAATGGAAATTTATATATTGGGGACCCGTCTGTTCATGATAGTCGAGACACCACTTGATTTTGATTGGGAGACTGCGATGGCGCGTCTCGCCACCCTGCCTCGTCAGGCTGAATGGGAAGCCTATATGTCTATATTCCAACAGGCGGATGCAACAGCGACTTCTGCAGAGAAATGGCAACTGATGGATCGTATGTTCTATTTATATAAATAA
- a CDS encoding DUF4488 domain-containing protein, with amino-acid sequence MKKLYFFTMLSIMLLAVTGAMAQKKTKFQLADLKGIWQLCHYVSESPDVPGALKPSNTFKVLSDDGRIVNFTIIPGSDAIITGYGTWKQLTDDSYKESIEKNIHLPMLDNQDNILQFEIKDKDYLHLKYFIKNDLNGNELNAWYYETWKRLGMPAKFPEDIVR; translated from the coding sequence ATGAAAAAGCTCTATTTCTTTACCATGCTTTCAATAATGTTGTTGGCGGTAACAGGTGCGATGGCCCAGAAGAAAACAAAATTCCAATTGGCCGATTTGAAAGGTATTTGGCAGCTTTGCCATTATGTGTCCGAATCTCCTGATGTTCCAGGAGCCTTAAAGCCTAGTAACACGTTCAAGGTTCTGAGCGATGACGGACGAATCGTGAACTTCACGATTATTCCCGGTTCCGATGCTATCATCACGGGATATGGAACGTGGAAGCAACTGACGGATGATTCTTATAAAGAGAGTATCGAGAAGAATATTCATCTTCCGATGTTGGACAATCAGGATAATATTCTGCAATTCGAAATCAAGGATAAGGATTACTTGCATCTGAAATACTTTATCAAGAACGATTTGAATGGAAACGAACTCAATGCCTGGTATTATGAGACTTGGAAGAGACTGGGAATGCCGGCCAAGTTCCCGGAAGACATCGTGAGATAG
- the asnS gene encoding asparagine--tRNA ligase has product MEKIGRTKIVDLLKRTDIGAMVNVKGWVRTRRGSKQVNFIALNDGSTINNLQVVVDLANFDEEMLKQITTGACISVNGEMVESVGSGQKVEVQAREIEVLGTCDNTYPLQKKGHSMEFLREIAHLRPRTNTFGAVFRIRHNMAIAIHKFFHEKGFFYFHTPIITASDCEGAGQMFQVTTMNLYDLKKNEEGSIIYDDDFFGKQASLTVSGQLEGELAATALGSIYTFGPTFRAENSNTPRHLAEFWMIEPEVAFNDITDNMDLAEEFIKYCVKWALDNCADDVKFLNDMFDKGLIERLQGVLKDDFVRLPYTDGIKILEDAVAKGHKFEFPVYWGVDLASEHERYLVEDHFKRPVILTDYPKEIKAFYMKQNEDGKTVRAMDVLFPKIGEIIGGSERESDYNKLMTRIEELHIPMKDMWWYLDTRKFGTCPHSGFGLGFERLLLFVTGMSNIRDVIPFPRTPRNADF; this is encoded by the coding sequence ATGGAAAAGATTGGTAGAACAAAAATTGTTGATCTGTTGAAGCGCACGGATATTGGCGCTATGGTCAATGTGAAAGGATGGGTTCGCACCCGCAGAGGTAGCAAACAAGTAAACTTTATCGCACTGAATGACGGTTCTACAATAAATAATTTGCAGGTCGTAGTAGACTTGGCTAATTTCGACGAAGAGATGTTGAAGCAGATCACCACCGGTGCTTGTATCAGCGTGAACGGGGAAATGGTAGAATCAGTAGGTTCCGGCCAGAAGGTGGAAGTGCAGGCTCGCGAAATCGAAGTGCTGGGTACTTGCGACAATACATATCCATTGCAGAAGAAAGGTCATTCCATGGAATTCCTGCGTGAGATAGCTCATTTGCGTCCGCGTACCAATACATTTGGTGCTGTGTTCCGCATCCGCCACAATATGGCGATCGCTATTCATAAATTCTTCCATGAAAAAGGATTCTTCTATTTCCATACACCGATCATTACGGCTTCTGACTGCGAAGGTGCCGGACAGATGTTCCAGGTGACCACCATGAACTTGTATGACTTGAAGAAAAACGAAGAAGGCTCTATCATTTATGATGACGATTTCTTTGGCAAACAGGCAAGTCTGACAGTCTCCGGTCAGTTGGAAGGTGAGTTGGCTGCTACGGCTTTGGGATCTATTTACACATTCGGTCCCACGTTCCGTGCCGAAAACTCCAATACTCCCCGTCACTTGGCAGAGTTCTGGATGATTGAACCGGAAGTTGCTTTCAACGACATTACAGATAATATGGACTTGGCTGAAGAGTTCATCAAGTACTGTGTGAAATGGGCGTTGGATAACTGTGCGGATGATGTGAAGTTCCTGAACGATATGTTCGACAAGGGCTTGATTGAGCGTCTGCAAGGTGTATTGAAAGATGATTTTGTTCGTCTGCCCTATACAGACGGTATCAAGATTCTGGAAGATGCCGTAGCGAAAGGTCATAAGTTCGAGTTCCCCGTTTACTGGGGTGTGGACTTGGCTTCCGAGCACGAACGCTACTTGGTGGAAGATCACTTCAAACGTCCGGTCATTCTGACTGACTATCCGAAGGAAATCAAAGCCTTCTATATGAAGCAGAACGAGGATGGCAAGACGGTACGTGCGATGGATGTTCTTTTCCCGAAGATCGGTGAAATTATCGGCGGTTCCGAACGTGAATCGGACTACAACAAGCTGATGACCCGTATCGAAGAACTTCACATTCCGATGAAGGATATGTGGTGGTATCTGGATACGCGTAAGTTCGGTACCTGTCCTCATTCCGGTTTCGGACTAGGTTTTGAACGCCTGTTGCTCTTTGTAACGGGTATGTCCAACATCCGTGACGTGATACCGTTCCCGCGTACACCGCGAAATGCTGATTTCTAA
- a CDS encoding pseudouridine synthase — MSTENEEWRENSFNEENAGAGRDGNRSYNREGGDRPYRPSYNREGGDRPYRPRFNANNEGGERPQRSYGDRPQRPRFNSEGGSYSDRPQRPRFNSEGGSYGDRPQRPRFNSEGGSYGDRPQRPRFNSEGGDRPYRPRFNNGEGGDRPQRPYNREGGDRPYRPRFNNGEGGDRPQRPYNREGGDRPYRPRFNGGEGGGYRSNNGGGYRPRFNNDRQGGYRPRPRTADYDPNAKYSVKKQIEYKEQFVDPNEPIRLNKFLANAGVCSRREADEFITAGVVSVNGEVVTELGTKIKRSDVVKFHEEPVSIERKVYVLLNKPKDTVTTSDDPQERRTVMDLVKGACNERIYPVGRLDRNTTGVLLLTNDGDLASKLTHPKFLKKKIYHVHLDKNLTKADMDQIAAGIQLEDGEIHADAISYTDDFKKDQVGIEIHSGKNRIVRRIFESLGYKVVKLDRVFFAGLTKKGLRRGDWRYLTEAEVNYLRMGSFE, encoded by the coding sequence ATGAGCACAGAAAACGAAGAATGGCGCGAAAATTCTTTCAATGAAGAGAATGCAGGTGCCGGCCGTGATGGTAACAGGTCTTACAACAGAGAAGGTGGCGACCGTCCGTATCGTCCTTCTTACAATCGTGAAGGAGGGGATCGTCCGTATCGCCCGAGATTTAATGCCAACAATGAAGGAGGCGAACGTCCGCAACGTTCATACGGCGACCGTCCTCAACGTCCTCGCTTCAATAGCGAAGGTGGTTCTTACAGTGACCGTCCTCAGCGTCCCCGCTTCAATAGCGAAGGAGGTTCATACGGTGATCGTCCTCAACGTCCCCGTTTCAATAGTGAAGGTGGTTCATACGGTGACCGTCCTCAACGTCCCCGTTTCAATAGCGAAGGTGGTGACCGTCCTTACCGTCCTCGTTTCAATAACGGTGAAGGTGGCGACCGTCCTCAGCGTCCTTACAATCGTGAAGGTGGTGATCGCCCGTATCGTCCCCGTTTCAATAACGGTGAAGGTGGCGACCGTCCTCAGCGTCCTTACAACCGTGAAGGTGGTGACCGTCCGTATCGTCCCCGTTTCAATGGCGGTGAAGGTGGCGGCTATCGCAGCAACAATGGCGGAGGTTACCGTCCGAGATTCAACAACGACCGTCAAGGAGGATACCGTCCTCGTCCGCGTACCGCTGATTATGATCCGAATGCTAAGTACAGCGTGAAGAAACAGATTGAGTACAAGGAACAGTTTGTTGACCCGAACGAACCGATTCGTCTGAATAAGTTCTTGGCAAATGCCGGTGTTTGTTCACGCCGTGAGGCTGATGAATTTATTACGGCGGGTGTGGTTTCTGTAAACGGTGAGGTAGTAACTGAATTGGGTACAAAGATCAAACGCTCGGATGTGGTTAAGTTCCACGAAGAACCGGTTAGTATTGAACGCAAAGTATACGTGTTGCTGAATAAGCCGAAAGATACGGTTACTACATCAGATGATCCGCAGGAACGCCGTACAGTAATGGATTTGGTAAAAGGCGCTTGCAACGAACGTATCTACCCGGTAGGACGTCTTGACCGTAACACCACCGGGGTACTGTTACTGACGAATGACGGTGATCTGGCTTCCAAGTTGACACACCCGAAATTCCTGAAGAAGAAGATTTATCATGTTCATCTGGACAAGAACCTGACGAAAGCGGATATGGATCAGATTGCAGCCGGTATCCAGTTGGAAGACGGCGAGATTCATGCAGACGCTATCAGCTATACAGATGACTTTAAAAAAGACCAGGTAGGTATCGAAATCCACTCCGGCAAGAACCGTATCGTTCGCCGTATTTTCGAATCACTGGGTTATAAAGTAGTGAAACTCGACCGTGTATTCTTCGCCGGGCTGACTAAAAAAGGTCTGCGACGCGGAGACTGGCGTTACCTGACGGAAGCAGAAGTAAACTACCTCCGTATGGGTTCGTTTGAATAA
- the purB gene encoding adenylosuccinate lyase — MELDVLTAISPIDGRYRGKTKALAAYFSEFALIKYRVQVEVEYFITLCELPLPQLKGIDSSVFETLRNIYRNFSEADAQRIKDIESVTNHDVKAVEYFLKEEFDKMGGMDDYKEFIHFGLTSQDINNTSVPLSIKEALEQVYYPLIEELIAQLKTYATDWANIPMLAKTHGQPASPTRLGKEVMVFVYRLERQLATLKASPITAKFGGATGNYNAHHVAYPQYDWKQFGNRFVAEKLGLEREEYTTQISNYDNLSAVFDAMKRINTIMVDMNRDFWQYISMEYFKQKIKAGEVGSSAMPHKVNPIDFENAEGNLGIATSILEHLAVKLPVSRLQRDLTDSTVLRNVGVPFGHIVIAIQSSLKGLRKLLLNEPAIYRDLDNCWSVVAEAIQTILRREAYPHPYEALKALTRTNQAITESSIKEFIEELNVSEDIKKELRAITPHTYTGL, encoded by the coding sequence ATGGAACTTGATGTATTGACGGCCATATCCCCGATTGATGGTCGATATAGAGGCAAAACGAAAGCTTTGGCAGCTTATTTCTCTGAATTTGCACTGATCAAATACCGTGTACAGGTAGAGGTGGAATACTTTATCACCTTGTGCGAACTTCCCTTGCCGCAATTAAAAGGAATCGATAGTAGCGTGTTTGAAACTTTACGGAATATCTACCGTAACTTCTCAGAAGCGGATGCACAGCGCATTAAAGATATCGAGAGTGTGACTAACCACGACGTGAAAGCAGTAGAATACTTCCTGAAAGAAGAATTTGACAAGATGGGTGGGATGGATGACTATAAGGAATTCATCCATTTCGGACTGACTTCTCAGGATATCAACAATACGTCTGTTCCTCTTTCTATCAAAGAAGCATTGGAACAGGTCTACTATCCGTTGATTGAAGAACTGATTGCACAATTGAAAACATACGCAACGGACTGGGCAAATATCCCTATGCTTGCCAAAACTCACGGTCAACCGGCTTCTCCCACCCGCTTGGGTAAAGAAGTGATGGTATTCGTTTACCGTCTGGAACGTCAGTTGGCAACGTTGAAAGCCAGTCCGATTACTGCCAAGTTCGGTGGCGCTACCGGAAATTACAATGCACATCATGTCGCATATCCCCAGTACGACTGGAAACAATTCGGCAACAGATTTGTTGCAGAGAAGTTGGGGTTGGAGCGCGAAGAGTATACAACGCAGATTTCGAACTATGATAACCTTTCTGCTGTTTTTGATGCAATGAAGCGTATCAATACCATTATGGTGGATATGAACCGTGACTTCTGGCAGTATATTTCTATGGAGTACTTCAAGCAGAAGATCAAAGCCGGAGAAGTTGGTTCGAGCGCTATGCCGCATAAGGTCAACCCGATTGACTTCGAAAATGCGGAGGGTAATCTGGGTATTGCGACTTCCATTCTGGAACATTTGGCCGTGAAACTCCCTGTTTCCCGTTTGCAGCGTGACTTGACAGATTCAACGGTGCTGCGTAATGTGGGTGTGCCTTTCGGTCACATTGTGATTGCCATCCAAAGTTCTTTGAAGGGATTGCGCAAACTGTTGCTGAACGAGCCGGCTATCTATCGTGACTTGGATAACTGTTGGAGTGTAGTGGCAGAAGCTATTCAGACAATTCTGCGCCGTGAGGCTTATCCGCATCCGTATGAAGCTTTGAAAGCTTTGACCCGGACCAACCAAGCTATTACAGAAAGTTCTATTAAAGAGTTTATCGAAGAATTGAATGTAAGCGAAGATATTAAAAAAGAGTTAAGAGCAATCACTCCCCATACTTATACGGGGCTTTAA
- a CDS encoding sugar O-acetyltransferase, with amino-acid sequence MTEVEKMRSSRLADMAVPEIQERFAHAKALLARMGGMSTYEDGYRKLLEELVPGIPETSIICPPFHCDHGDGIKLGEHVFVNANCTFLDGGYITIGAHTLIGPCVQIYTPHHPMDYLERRGSKEYAYPVTIGEDCWIGGGAIICPGVTIGSRCVIGAGSVVTKDIPDDCVAVGNPARIIRKQA; translated from the coding sequence ATGACAGAAGTAGAAAAAATGCGTAGCAGCCGGTTGGCCGATATGGCTGTGCCGGAAATACAAGAACGTTTTGCGCATGCCAAAGCACTGCTGGCTCGTATGGGAGGAATGAGTACATACGAAGACGGATACAGAAAGCTATTGGAAGAATTAGTGCCCGGGATACCTGAGACATCGATTATCTGTCCGCCTTTCCATTGTGATCATGGAGATGGAATCAAACTGGGCGAGCACGTTTTTGTCAATGCCAATTGTACATTCCTGGATGGCGGATATATCACGATTGGCGCTCATACGTTGATTGGCCCCTGTGTACAGATTTACACTCCGCATCATCCGATGGATTATCTGGAAAGGAGAGGCTCTAAGGAATACGCTTATCCGGTGACGATTGGTGAAGATTGCTGGATTGGCGGTGGAGCTATCATCTGTCCCGGTGTGACGATTGGCAGTCGCTGTGTGATAGGGGCGGGTAGTGTCGTCACAAAAGATATACCCGACGATTGTGTTGCAGTCGGGAATCCGGCACGTATAATTCGGAAACAAGCGTAA
- the yaaA gene encoding peroxide stress protein YaaA yields the protein MLVLLSCAKTMSETSKMKAPLNTVPRFQKEASEIALQMSQFSVDELERLLRVNAKIAVENYRRYQVFHAEGTPELPALLAYTGIVFKRLNAKDFSKEEFEYAQEHLRLTSFCYGLLRPLDIIRSYRLEGDVVLPELGNQTMFSYWQSRLTDIFIEDIKNAGGILCNLASDEMKSLFDWKRVEKEVRVITPEFQVWKNGKWASVVIYIKMSRGEMTRFVLKNKIENPEELKHFSWEGFEFNESLSDEKKFVFTNGKEI from the coding sequence ATGTTAGTACTTCTATCCTGCGCCAAGACTATGAGTGAGACTTCAAAGATGAAAGCTCCTTTGAACACAGTTCCGCGTTTTCAAAAAGAAGCGTCCGAGATAGCTTTGCAGATGTCGCAGTTCTCAGTGGACGAGTTGGAACGTCTGTTGCGTGTAAACGCAAAGATAGCTGTGGAGAATTATAGGCGTTATCAGGTTTTTCATGCGGAAGGCACTCCGGAACTTCCGGCCTTGTTGGCTTACACCGGAATTGTGTTCAAGCGTTTGAATGCGAAAGATTTCTCCAAAGAAGAATTTGAATATGCACAGGAACATCTACGGTTGACTTCATTCTGTTACGGCTTGTTGAGGCCGCTGGATATTATCCGTTCTTATCGGTTGGAGGGGGATGTCGTGTTGCCGGAATTGGGGAATCAGACTATGTTCTCTTATTGGCAGTCCCGTCTGACGGATATATTCATAGAAGATATAAAGAACGCGGGTGGTATACTCTGCAATTTGGCAAGTGATGAGATGAAAAGCCTGTTCGACTGGAAGCGGGTAGAAAAAGAAGTACGTGTCATTACTCCGGAGTTTCAGGTGTGGAAAAACGGGAAGTGGGCTTCGGTTGTTATCTATATAAAGATGTCGCGTGGTGAAATGACACGTTTCGTTCTAAAGAATAAAATAGAAAATCCGGAAGAACTGAAACATTTCTCTTGGGAAGGATTCGAGTTTAATGAGTCTCTTTCGGATGAGAAAAAGTTTGTGTTTACTAATGGTAAAGAAATATAA
- the carB gene encoding carbamoyl-phosphate synthase (glutamine-hydrolyzing) large subunit yields the protein MEKEIKKVLVLGSGALKIGQAGEFDYSGSQALKALKEEGISSVLVNPNIATIQTSEGIADKVYFLPVTTYFVEEIIKKERPDGILLAFGGQTALNCGAELYTQGILDKYGVKVLGTSVEAIMYTEDRDLFVKKLDEISMKTPVSQAVESMEDAIAAARKIGYPVMVRSAYALGGLGSGICANEEEFLKLAESSFAFSKQILVEESLKGWKEIEFEVIRDANDHCFTVASMENFDPLGIHTGESIVVAPTCSLDDKELKMLQELSTKCIRHLGIVGECNIQYAFNSDTDDYRVIEVNARLSRSSALASKATGYPLAFVAAKIALGYSLDQIGEMGTPNSAYVAPQLDYYICKIPRWDLTKFAGVSREIGSSMKSVGEIMSIGRSFEEIIQKGLRMIGQGMHGFVGNDELHFDDLDKELSRPTDLRIFSIAQAMEEGYTIERIHDLTKIDPWFLGKLKNIVDYKAKLSTYNKVEDIPADVMREAKILGFSDFQIARFVLNPTGNMEKENLAVRAHRKSMGILPAVKRINTVASEHPELTNYLYMTYAVEGYDVNYYKNEKSVVVLGSGAYRIGSSVEFDWCSVNAVQTARKLGYKSIMINYNPETVSTDYDMCDRLYFDELSFERVLDVIDLEQPRGVIVSVGGQIPNNLAMKLYRQSVPVLGTSPISIDRAENRNKFSAMLDQLGIDQPAWQELTSLEDVKGFVEKVGYPVLVRPSYVLSGAAMNVCYDDEELENFLKMAAEVSKEYPVVVSQFLENTKEIEFDAVAQNGEVVEYAISEHVEFAGVHSGDATLVFPAQKIYFATARRIKKISRQIAKELNISGPFNIQFLARNNEVKVIECNLRASRSFPFVSKVLKRNFIETATRIMLDAPYSRPDKSAFDIDWIGVKASQFSFSRLHKADPVLGVDMSSTGEVGCIGDDFSEALLNAMIATGFKIPEKAVMFSSGAMKSKVDLLDASRMLFAKGYQIYATAGTAAFLNAHGVDTTPVYWPDEKPGAENNVMKMIADHKFDLIVNIPKNHSKRELTNGYRIRRGAIDHNIPLITNARLASAFIEAFCDLKLNDIQIKSWQEYK from the coding sequence ATGGAAAAGGAAATCAAGAAAGTTCTCGTTTTGGGTTCTGGAGCACTCAAAATCGGACAAGCCGGAGAGTTCGACTACTCAGGCTCACAAGCACTGAAAGCTTTGAAAGAAGAAGGTATCAGCTCAGTATTGGTAAACCCGAACATCGCAACCATTCAGACTTCTGAAGGCATTGCCGATAAAGTGTATTTCCTTCCCGTAACTACTTATTTCGTAGAAGAAATTATCAAGAAGGAACGTCCGGACGGTATTCTGTTGGCATTTGGCGGACAGACCGCATTGAACTGCGGGGCAGAACTCTATACACAGGGTATTCTTGATAAATATGGAGTAAAAGTGCTTGGTACGTCTGTTGAGGCTATCATGTATACTGAAGACCGCGATCTGTTCGTGAAGAAGCTCGATGAAATCAGTATGAAAACTCCTGTCAGCCAAGCTGTAGAAAGTATGGAAGACGCGATTGCTGCTGCCCGTAAGATTGGCTATCCGGTTATGGTGCGCTCGGCTTATGCGCTGGGAGGTCTTGGTAGCGGTATTTGCGCTAATGAGGAAGAATTCCTTAAGCTGGCTGAAAGTTCATTTGCGTTCTCTAAACAAATTCTTGTTGAAGAGTCTTTGAAGGGCTGGAAAGAAATAGAGTTTGAGGTAATCCGTGACGCTAATGACCACTGTTTTACAGTAGCGAGCATGGAAAACTTCGACCCTCTGGGCATTCATACCGGTGAGTCTATCGTTGTTGCTCCGACTTGCTCACTGGACGACAAGGAACTGAAAATGTTGCAGGAGCTTTCTACAAAATGTATCCGCCATTTAGGTATCGTAGGTGAATGTAATATTCAATATGCTTTCAACTCTGATACGGATGATTACCGTGTGATTGAAGTAAACGCTCGTTTGAGCCGTTCTTCCGCTTTGGCTTCTAAGGCTACCGGTTATCCGTTGGCATTTGTCGCAGCCAAGATTGCTTTGGGTTACTCGCTCGACCAGATTGGTGAGATGGGAACTCCTAACTCTGCATATGTTGCTCCTCAGCTTGACTATTATATCTGTAAGATCCCTCGTTGGGACTTGACGAAGTTTGCCGGTGTATCTCGTGAAATCGGTTCGAGCATGAAGTCGGTAGGTGAGATCATGTCTATCGGTCGTTCTTTCGAAGAAATCATTCAGAAAGGTCTTCGTATGATTGGACAGGGTATGCATGGTTTCGTAGGTAATGACGAACTCCATTTCGACGATCTCGATAAGGAACTTTCACGTCCGACCGACTTGCGTATCTTCTCCATTGCGCAGGCTATGGAAGAAGGATACACTATCGAACGTATCCATGATCTGACAAAGATTGATCCTTGGTTCCTCGGCAAACTAAAAAATATTGTTGATTATAAAGCTAAGTTATCTACTTATAATAAGGTAGAAGATATTCCGGCTGATGTAATGCGTGAAGCAAAGATTTTAGGTTTCTCTGACTTCCAGATCGCACGTTTTGTTCTGAATCCGACAGGAAATATGGAGAAAGAAAACTTGGCGGTACGTGCTCATCGTAAATCTATGGGTATCCTTCCGGCTGTAAAACGTATCAATACAGTTGCTTCCGAACATCCGGAACTGACCAACTATCTGTATATGACATATGCAGTGGAAGGTTATGATGTAAACTATTATAAGAACGAAAAATCAGTAGTCGTGTTGGGATCGGGTGCTTATCGCATCGGTAGCTCGGTTGAGTTTGACTGGTGTTCGGTGAATGCAGTTCAGACCGCTCGTAAGCTGGGCTATAAATCAATTATGATTAACTACAACCCGGAAACAGTTTCTACAGACTATGATATGTGCGACCGTCTGTACTTCGATGAACTTTCTTTTGAACGTGTGCTCGACGTAATCGATCTTGAACAGCCTCGCGGCGTGATTGTTTCCGTAGGTGGACAGATTCCGAACAACCTGGCCATGAAACTTTACCGTCAGTCGGTTCCTGTATTGGGTACTTCTCCAATCTCGATCGACCGCGCCGAGAATCGTAACAAATTCTCCGCTATGCTTGATCAACTGGGTATCGACCAGCCGGCTTGGCAAGAGCTGACGAGCCTTGAGGATGTCAAAGGATTCGTAGAAAAAGTAGGCTATCCGGTATTGGTTCGTCCTTCTTACGTGCTTTCGGGAGCTGCAATGAATGTTTGCTACGATGACGAGGAACTGGAGAATTTCTTGAAGATGGCTGCCGAAGTTTCTAAAGAATATCCGGTGGTTGTTTCTCAATTCCTTGAAAATACAAAAGAGATTGAGTTTGACGCGGTTGCCCAGAACGGTGAAGTAGTAGAGTACGCAATCTCCGAACATGTGGAATTTGCAGGCGTTCACTCCGGTGACGCTACACTGGTGTTCCCGGCTCAGAAGATTTATTTTGCAACAGCACGTCGTATCAAGAAGATCAGCCGTCAGATTGCCAAAGAACTCAATATCTCCGGCCCGTTCAATATTCAGTTCTTGGCCCGTAACAATGAGGTGAAAGTAATCGAGTGTAACTTGCGTGCTTCTCGTAGCTTCCCGTTTGTTTCTAAGGTACTGAAACGTAACTTCATTGAAACGGCTACCCGCATCATGCTGGATGCTCCGTACTCACGTCCGGATAAATCTGCATTCGATATCGATTGGATTGGTGTAAAAGCATCTCAGTTCTCTTTCTCCCGTTTGCACAAGGCTGACCCGGTATTGGGTGTGGATATGTCTTCTACGGGTGAAGTGGGATGTATCGGTGATGATTTCTCTGAAGCATTGTTGAATGCAATGATTGCTACCGGCTTCAAGATTCCTGAAAAAGCAGTGATGTTCTCTTCCGGTGCTATGAAGTCAAAGGTTGATTTGCTGGATGCCAGCCGTATGTTATTCGCTAAGGGATATCAGATCTACGCTACTGCCGGAACCGCAGCCTTCCTGAATGCTCATGGTGTGGATACTACTCCGGTTTATTGGCCGGATGAAAAACCGGGTGCGGAAAATAACGTGATGAAGATGATTGCCGATCACAAGTTTGATTTGATCGTCAACATTCCGAAGAATCATAGTAAACGTGAATTGACAAATGGTTACCGTATCCGTCGTGGCGCTATTGACCATAACATCCCGTTGATTACAAACGCTCGTCTGGCAAGTGCCTTTATCGAAGCATTCTGTGACTTGAAATTGAATGATATTCAGATTAAGAGCTGGCAAGAATACAAATAA
- the trpS gene encoding tryptophan--tRNA ligase, producing MGKEKIILTGDRPTGRLHIGHYVGSLKRRVELQDAGDYSKMFIFIADSQALTDNIDNPEKVRQNVIEVALDYLACGIDPSKATIFIQSQIPELCELSFYYMDLVSVSRLQRNPTVKSEIQMRNFEASIPVGFFTYPISQAADITAFRATTVPVGEDQEPMLEQAREIVRRFNYIYGETLVEPEILLPDNAACLRLPGTDGKAKMSKSLGNCIYLSEEPEEIQKKIMSMYTDPGHLRVQDPGKIEGNTVFTYLDAFCLPEHFERYLPDYPNLAELKAHYQRGGLGDVKVKRFLNSIMQEILEPIRNRRKEFSKDIPAVYEMLQKGCEVARATAAETLADVKKAMKINYFDDKELIEEQVKRFSQE from the coding sequence ATGGGAAAAGAAAAAATAATATTGACGGGCGACCGTCCTACCGGAAGACTTCATATCGGTCACTATGTAGGTTCGTTGAAACGCAGAGTGGAGTTACAAGACGCGGGTGATTATAGCAAGATGTTTATCTTCATTGCCGATTCGCAGGCATTGACTGACAATATAGACAATCCGGAGAAAGTACGTCAGAATGTTATTGAGGTTGCCCTCGACTATCTGGCTTGCGGAATCGATCCTTCCAAAGCGACCATCTTTATTCAGTCGCAAATACCGGAACTGTGCGAACTTAGTTTCTATTATATGGACCTTGTAAGCGTATCCCGACTGCAACGTAACCCGACTGTGAAATCGGAAATCCAGATGCGTAACTTTGAAGCAAGTATTCCTGTAGGTTTCTTCACTTATCCTATCAGCCAGGCAGCGGACATCACAGCATTCCGTGCAACAACTGTCCCTGTGGGTGAAGACCAGGAACCGATGCTCGAACAGGCTCGTGAAATCGTTCGCCGTTTCAACTATATATATGGTGAGACATTGGTAGAACCGGAAATCCTGTTGCCGGACAATGCAGCCTGCCTGCGTCTTCCGGGAACTGACGGTAAAGCTAAAATGAGTAAATCACTCGGAAACTGCATCTACCTTTCGGAAGAACCGGAAGAAATCCAGAAGAAGATTATGAGTATGTATACCGATCCGGGACATCTCCGTGTACAAGACCCGGGAAAGATTGAAGGTAACACCGTATTCACTTACCTTGACGCTTTCTGCCTCCCCGAACATTTCGAACGCTACTTACCGGATTATCCGAATCTGGCAGAATTGAAAGCACATTATCAACGCGGCGGACTGGGCGACGTAAAAGTGAAACGTTTCCTGAACTCTATTATGCAAGAAATACTTGAACCGATTCGCAATCGCCGCAAAGAATTCAGCAAAGATATTCCCGCTGTCTACGAAATGCTCCAAAAAGGATGTGAAGTGGCAAGAGCTACCGCAGCCGAGACATTGGCTGATGTAAAGAAAGCAATGAAGATCAATTACTTCGATGATAAAGAACTGATCGAAGAACAGGTAAAACGCTTCTCTCAGGAATAA